Genomic segment of Arachis hypogaea cultivar Tifrunner chromosome 11, arahy.Tifrunner.gnm2.J5K5, whole genome shotgun sequence:
TCCCAGCAACCCACAATGAGCACAGAGTGGACGATCTTTCCTCCCTTTCACCTTGGGACTAGAAGGAGCGGTGGGTCTTGGAGACTGTTTGACAGCAAAGTCCATATGTTGGCTTGGAGAGGTGAGTGCTCTCTGCTTCTCCTCTTGCAACACAAGAGAAAAGACTTTTCCAATTGGAGGCAGTGGATCTGACAATAGGATCTGGCTTCGAACACTTGCCAATTTCTCATTGAGACCCATAAAGAACAGCATCACATATTCTTGATCAAGAAAGGCTTGAATCAGCTTAATGCCACCACAGGAACAAGATACCAATGGCTTGAAGGTGTTGAGTTCTTCCCAAAGTATCTTCAACTTTGTGAAATACTGTGAGACCAAGAGAGAGCCTTGAGTCAGAGACATGAGTGACCTCTTCAGCTCAAAGATGCTAGGTGCGTTGCTCTGAGAGAAGCGAGTCTCCAAATCTTGCCAGAGTAAAACCGCGGATCCAGCATAGATGACGCTTGCCGTAATATCCTTGGAGATCGCATTCAGCAACCACGTAGTGACGATGTCGTTCGTGCACTGCCACAATTCAACGAGTGC
This window contains:
- the LOC112721124 gene encoding uncharacterized protein, producing MRLALSGKCKICFIDGSLPKPDPVLDHALVELWQCTNDIVTTWLLNAISKDITASVIYAGSAVLLWQDLETRFSQSNAPSIFELKRSLMSLTQGSLLVSQYFTKLKILWEELNTFKPLVSCSCGGIKLIQAFLDQEYVMLFFMGLNEKLASVRSQILLSDPLPPIGKVFSLVLQEEKQRALTSPSQHMDFAVKQSPRPTAPSSPKVKGRKDRPLCAHCGLLGHTEDKCYRLHGYPPGYSQNKPVNAKSQVHHVAKAAHEQESQDPSLTSSFSLIAAQYNQLMTLLQTQ